One window of Chamaesiphon minutus PCC 6605 genomic DNA carries:
- a CDS encoding WD40 repeat domain-containing protein — MEIERAEAIVKELLAPKYLNPPQQLVFRAAWAGRSYRDLAAAAGYDFNYIKGVGAQVWRMLSAATQQKVSKTNFRQIIESFATKIAPPPSVVEPIYSQIDWGEGMDVSAFYGRELERDRLHRWLGKDRCRLVAILGMGGMGKTTIAVELVQELQAAMRNSIEDGAPEDPDRFSYILWRSLLNAPPLKELLPELIRTLILSPRLKTSSSATGRQLTSDRLQLELMPKTVPGQIELLLEICQHHRCLIVLDNGESIFQAGARVGQYRPGYADYGDLFSTLGRMNHQSCLLLTSREKPTQISQLEGVDAKVRTLMLPGLDAVAGQQIFADRGCKPVVPIEWAEVDRYCGGNPLAFQLIAAAVQEVADGDVSEIFPYLRANKLGFADIHILLEQQWERLTSEEQQVMYWLAIGREPMPIADLETALHPAWNRQPPGNLELSAPEGSLGNSSLLTVLQSLRRRSTISNSSGIDRGRHHWSLQPMVMEYVTSKFVERICTEIEREQPLLLDTHPIAQANAKEYLRQAQLRLIVKPTLDRLRTNIGNPQHIGQHLRRILADWQARNSLQPGYLAGNILNFLIDLKLDLTDLDCSELVVRQAYLVGSDLAGVNFTNAQMVDCAFTQTFSSILAIAYHPTADTLAASDSNGDIRLWCVSDGQCLLTCSGHTNWVRSIKFSPDGRYLASSSDDRTIAIWDLQDGGVCVRTLGEGIHSLGLSFSPNGRYLASGSTNNIIYYWDLQTGQCVRQFTGHQHWSMCVCFHPQGHQLVSGSADGTVRIWDVANGKCDRVYNGHENWVTTVDYSPDGESLLSGSLDGTLRLWDATTATDEPLEDLQVCRLVLTEHGDEIWSAAFNPDGTRFASAGVGGLLRIWRTADGHCLHHLEGHHDRLWSVAFHPQGHQLASGGEDRTIRLWQISDGKCLQALNGYTNWFRSIAWTPDAQRLITASRDALVRVWSIEDRTCLTQLAGHSKSVTAVAADPQGRTFASSGDDRTIRIWDARSLNCDQILRGHQGGILALTYSPNGHYLASGGSDCSIRVWDTQRWRCLSVRTGHTDRIGGLAYHPTLDLIASASEDRTVKIWNLHDKTPLQTLSQHTNRAISVAFDPRGTILASGGMDSQVLLWDVDTGALCHSLVGHEGWILSLAYSPDGKWLFSGASDYTIKIWSMETGLCTDTLTGHQSWIWSVAVSSCARYLASASEDETIRLWDLNDGNLLSTRRAHRPYEGMNITGVQGLTKAQVNDLKTLGAQD, encoded by the coding sequence ATGGAAATAGAGCGTGCTGAGGCAATTGTTAAAGAACTTCTAGCTCCAAAATATCTAAATCCACCTCAACAATTGGTCTTTAGGGCGGCTTGGGCGGGTAGATCTTATCGCGATTTGGCCGCAGCCGCTGGGTACGACTTTAACTATATCAAAGGCGTCGGCGCGCAAGTATGGCGGATGTTATCCGCAGCGACGCAGCAGAAAGTCTCTAAAACTAATTTTCGGCAGATAATCGAATCTTTTGCTACCAAGATCGCGCCACCGCCGAGCGTAGTCGAGCCAATCTACTCGCAAATCGATTGGGGAGAAGGGATGGATGTCTCGGCATTTTACGGACGAGAATTAGAACGCGATCGATTACACCGTTGGCTGGGCAAAGATCGCTGTCGGCTGGTGGCAATTTTGGGCATGGGTGGCATGGGCAAAACAACCATCGCGGTCGAATTGGTTCAAGAATTGCAAGCTGCCATGCGTAACTCGATCGAAGATGGCGCACCGGAAGATCCCGATCGATTTAGCTATATTCTGTGGCGGAGTCTACTCAATGCGCCACCGCTTAAAGAATTACTGCCAGAATTAATCCGCACGTTGATTTTATCGCCACGTTTGAAAACCAGTTCCAGTGCGACAGGGCGACAGCTAACGAGCGATCGATTGCAATTGGAACTAATGCCCAAAACAGTACCAGGGCAAATTGAATTGTTACTCGAAATTTGCCAGCATCACCGCTGTCTGATCGTCTTAGACAATGGCGAATCGATTTTTCAGGCTGGGGCGCGGGTAGGACAATATCGCCCTGGATATGCCGATTATGGCGATCTGTTCAGTACGCTCGGACGGATGAATCATCAGAGTTGTCTGTTGCTTACCAGTCGCGAAAAACCGACGCAAATCAGTCAGCTCGAAGGAGTCGATGCCAAAGTCCGCACGCTGATGTTACCAGGATTGGATGCAGTCGCCGGACAACAAATTTTTGCAGATCGTGGTTGTAAGCCTGTGGTGCCAATAGAATGGGCGGAGGTCGATCGGTATTGCGGTGGCAATCCGCTGGCTTTTCAACTGATTGCGGCAGCGGTGCAGGAGGTGGCAGATGGTGATGTGAGTGAAATTTTCCCCTACTTACGAGCTAATAAGTTAGGCTTTGCCGATATTCACATTTTGCTAGAGCAGCAGTGGGAACGTTTGACATCGGAGGAACAGCAGGTGATGTACTGGCTGGCAATCGGTCGCGAACCGATGCCGATTGCCGATTTGGAGACAGCACTACATCCGGCGTGGAATCGCCAACCTCCAGGCAATTTAGAACTGAGTGCTCCAGAAGGTAGCCTGGGTAATTCATCTTTGCTGACTGTGCTTCAGTCGCTCCGGCGGCGGAGTACTATTTCAAATTCATCTGGGATCGATCGTGGGAGACATCACTGGTCGTTACAGCCGATGGTGATGGAATATGTCACGAGTAAATTTGTCGAGCGTATTTGCACGGAGATCGAGCGGGAGCAACCGTTGTTGCTCGATACCCATCCGATCGCCCAAGCTAATGCTAAAGAGTATCTGCGACAGGCACAATTACGACTGATTGTCAAACCTACACTCGATCGACTGCGCACTAATATCGGCAATCCACAACATATCGGTCAGCATCTGCGTCGCATCCTCGCTGACTGGCAAGCGCGAAATTCGTTGCAACCAGGATATTTGGCGGGTAATATCCTCAATTTTTTAATCGATCTCAAGCTAGATCTGACCGATCTAGACTGTTCGGAGTTGGTCGTTCGGCAGGCATATTTAGTCGGTAGCGATTTAGCAGGGGTCAACTTTACCAATGCCCAGATGGTCGATTGTGCTTTTACCCAAACTTTTAGTAGCATCCTGGCGATCGCCTATCATCCTACTGCCGATACTCTAGCCGCCAGCGACAGCAATGGCGATATTCGGCTCTGGTGCGTCAGCGACGGCCAATGTTTGCTGACTTGTTCGGGACATACCAACTGGGTACGATCGATTAAATTTAGTCCCGATGGCAGGTATCTAGCCAGCTCTAGCGACGATCGGACGATCGCGATTTGGGATCTGCAAGATGGTGGCGTCTGTGTGAGAACCCTCGGCGAGGGCATTCATAGCTTGGGATTGAGTTTTAGCCCCAACGGTCGCTATCTCGCTAGCGGCAGCACGAATAATATTATTTATTATTGGGACCTGCAAACTGGTCAATGCGTGCGCCAATTTACAGGGCATCAACATTGGTCGATGTGTGTTTGCTTTCACCCCCAAGGACACCAATTAGTCAGTGGTAGTGCCGATGGTACAGTCCGGATCTGGGATGTTGCCAACGGTAAATGCGATCGGGTCTACAACGGCCATGAAAACTGGGTCACAACCGTCGATTATAGTCCCGATGGGGAAAGCCTCCTCAGTGGCAGTCTCGATGGTACCTTGCGCCTCTGGGATGCCACCACAGCAACAGATGAGCCGTTGGAAGATCTACAAGTTTGTCGGCTGGTCTTAACCGAACATGGGGATGAAATTTGGTCGGCGGCATTTAATCCAGATGGAACGCGGTTTGCAAGTGCGGGCGTCGGCGGATTGTTGCGAATTTGGCGGACGGCAGACGGTCACTGCCTACATCATCTAGAGGGACATCACGATCGGTTATGGTCGGTGGCATTTCACCCGCAGGGTCATCAGCTTGCCAGTGGCGGCGAAGATCGGACGATTCGGTTGTGGCAGATTAGCGATGGGAAATGTTTGCAAGCCCTTAATGGCTATACCAATTGGTTTCGATCGATCGCCTGGACTCCCGATGCCCAAAGGCTGATTACTGCCAGTCGCGATGCTTTAGTCCGGGTGTGGTCGATCGAAGATCGGACTTGTTTGACGCAATTAGCGGGACATAGTAAGTCTGTAACTGCGGTCGCTGCCGATCCTCAAGGTCGGACGTTTGCTAGTAGTGGTGACGATCGCACGATTAGAATTTGGGATGCTCGCTCTTTGAACTGCGACCAAATTTTACGCGGACATCAAGGCGGAATTCTCGCCCTAACTTATAGTCCCAATGGGCACTATCTAGCCAGCGGCGGTAGCGATTGCAGTATTAGAGTTTGGGATACCCAACGGTGGCGATGTCTGTCCGTGCGCACCGGACATACCGATCGCATCGGCGGTTTAGCTTATCATCCCACACTCGATCTGATTGCGAGTGCGAGTGAGGATCGGACGGTCAAAATCTGGAATTTGCACGATAAGACGCCATTGCAGACACTCTCCCAACATACCAATCGCGCGATCTCAGTGGCTTTCGACCCGCGCGGTACGATTCTGGCAAGTGGAGGAATGGACAGCCAAGTCTTGCTTTGGGATGTGGATACGGGAGCACTATGTCATTCGCTCGTCGGACATGAAGGCTGGATTTTGTCGTTAGCTTATAGTCCCGATGGTAAATGGCTATTCAGCGGTGCTTCTGACTACACTATCAAAATTTGGTCGATGGAGACTGGACTATGCACGGATACGCTCACGGGGCATCAAAGCTGGATCTGGTCGGTAGCGGTGAGTTCCTGCGCGCGGTACTTAGCCAGTGCCAGCGAAGATGAAACGATTCGGCTCTGGGATTTAAATGATGGCAATCTACTTTCTACTCGTCGCGCCCACCGCCCGTATGAGGGGATGAATATTACTGGTGTCCAAGGACTGACTAAAGCCCAAGTTAACGATCTCAAAACGCTAGGCGCGCAAGATTAA
- a CDS encoding AAA family ATPase, whose protein sequence is MATIVSTSPIQRLTNNIAQQIVGKDRPIQLVLTALLAGGHVLLEDVPGVGKTLLAKSLAKSIDGKFGRIQCTPDLLPSDITGTNIWNPGSREFEFIPGPIFTNILLADEINRATPRTQSALLEVMEERQVTLDGHSRPVAAPFFVIATQNPIESHGTFALPEAQMDRFTISLSLGYPDAAEEMQMLQGLATGTSVNNLEPCITTAQLQDLQLQCQQVKLDPAIAKYIVELVRATRNDSEISLGVSPRGSVALYRATQAWAWLHGRSYALPDDVKDLAVYVLSHRIMTNGGGRGTHVIERILQSVPVDRPGQKPS, encoded by the coding sequence ATGGCTACTATCGTTTCCACCTCTCCGATTCAACGACTGACGAACAATATTGCCCAACAGATTGTCGGCAAGGATCGACCGATCCAGCTCGTATTGACAGCTCTGCTGGCTGGGGGACACGTATTATTAGAAGATGTACCTGGAGTTGGCAAAACGTTACTGGCTAAATCTCTAGCTAAATCGATCGATGGTAAATTTGGGCGGATTCAATGTACTCCCGATTTGCTGCCATCTGATATCACGGGGACGAATATCTGGAATCCGGGTAGTCGAGAATTTGAATTTATTCCTGGGCCGATTTTTACGAATATTTTGCTGGCAGATGAGATCAATCGGGCGACTCCGCGCACTCAATCGGCACTATTAGAAGTAATGGAAGAACGACAGGTGACTTTGGATGGACATTCGCGTCCGGTGGCGGCACCTTTTTTTGTAATTGCGACCCAAAATCCGATCGAGTCGCACGGAACATTTGCATTGCCAGAAGCCCAGATGGATCGATTCACGATCTCTTTGAGTTTGGGATATCCAGATGCGGCTGAAGAGATGCAAATGTTACAAGGATTGGCGACGGGAACGTCAGTCAATAATCTCGAACCCTGTATTACTACCGCTCAACTCCAAGATCTTCAACTCCAATGTCAGCAAGTCAAATTAGACCCCGCGATCGCTAAATATATTGTCGAGCTAGTGCGGGCAACGCGCAATGATAGTGAAATTAGCCTCGGTGTCAGTCCGCGCGGCTCGGTCGCGCTCTATCGTGCGACTCAGGCTTGGGCATGGTTGCACGGACGTTCGTATGCGCTACCAGATGACGTGAAAGATTTGGCAGTATATGTACTCTCACACCGGATTATGACTAATGGCGGTGGTCGCGGTACGCATGTCATCGAGCGAATCTTGCAATCGGTACCTGTCGATCGTCCCGGTCAAAAGCCGAGCTAA